A region of the Arctopsyche grandis isolate Sample6627 chromosome 10, ASM5162203v2, whole genome shotgun sequence genome:
aaatagttgaatacgaaacctcgattttgtcaatttaaaatacgttttatctggtcgaagcgcaactgtcgcattcactcaatatatatattgatatatattgtcgcattcactcaatatatatatcgaagaaaggaatggtaacaaaattaaggtttcgggtgtacagccctcttaatatcaagtgatatgtaaaatatggaagcgtccgttaaccgaaagtggctgtttactcttgttcgtgtttactttcactatttttttcgacctcttataCATGTGTGCTCTTACTAAGAAATTCAAGtataagtgggatttttttcctcttaggaAAGTCAAAAacgttgtgaccacacgattttttccagttccgcgacaaatcactcacggatttCCCACTCTCTATTGACTTCATTTCGACGAGAGCGGCAACGATGTGAGGGTACAAGTCTATAAGcatttgaagaataaaaaaaccgTTTGATGTACCGCCGATACAACAGATTACCCATACTATTGTTaggtacgccgcggattaagcgaatagaatcccagagactgtgtgaccgttcaaggattatgtgactgttaacggattaactaagtgcataccgtgcgaccggtataagtggtttcaaggattagcgacaggctaagtgcaagtaagctaaacaatgattgcacttctcataccgtgggaatacatatccgaatacgtgactatacagtaggtaaacagattagacgtcctgagagatctaccccttataaggcggtacgtaggcgatatcaggtcattctggactgagcactgccagtgccagtgtatctccttaatcatcaattaatgctgtgaaacgaccgttggccttttacttcgatcctccacccacccctacgcaacactattatATGATACACTCTCATATGTGAATAGTagcgaagtaaaaaaaaaaattctttgattttttttcgatcgatcttcgtaagtcaaaacatcttaagtcgaGGACAAAacattttagctcaatctcgaaaaattatttaaattgtgaatgttctgttttaactttcaatattcaattttaatataataattataattttattttgatatttgaatttaattttaatataataataatagttttaattttgatattttatttcaattttttaatttaatttttatatacatagatattttgtacgctactggttttaaaagttggcctgtggtgcCGTTCGTTGGCCTGGTGCGTACGCgtcaaggtctgttcatacttaacagcactgcacgactacgttacaaatatgtcattttattacatttctattcatatctacctacacgtcacgcttacagcactttggccgagtgcaaagcaaaatcagcttacttatacattacaggccatgacgatacggcgcaatattgcttacgtcgtattgtcgagttcttacaatatgaatgcatacacgtgcattcgtagctgcGCGTCataatacaagtcagcaaaaatgtttcggcgattatcgaacgaaaaattatgtataatcgcgttgttgttggaagaagaagctcaagaaggcaataaaaaagcacggaggcgttttgatgtgcatcccatgttaaaaaatagaaaaccgaaggagagttttggacactgtataaggagcttgtggatgatggacaaaaaagttttaaatatttccgtaaaaaattttttttttaaatatttgcgccaaaaccatgtcgaaagattgaacagctgtcagctgtcactatcgataattggtccaaaacaacAAAGCGgtagactcatggcacgtaattcgcgtgtatatttacacgatggccaaaaaaatagatacgatacgttgacggatgttgctgtaaggtatgaacaggaaatgtggggtactgctgtaagcctgccgtggcgtaaacgtgacggttaatatgaacatacccatacaaaatgtaccaaagaatacttttcgtacggccggatacctgctgaagtcggttcgtgccgactaggtatgaacagaccttcatAAGGCAGACTGTACAGACGTCAGGGGTCCTCAACTCGAGAAACACCTGCGTCGGTTTTGTGAAGTTGCTCAGTAGTAAAGCGAGGCGCGTTATCTCTTCCACGGGATCTACAGAccgtcgtctgcggtctggtctctgctgatggtggatgctctgctctgtccctttctctttcgtacagtgtgcgtgggatgcgtgatgtggaaaagaGGCGGGAGAATATAATAACAACAGGTTGTAAGTCTGTTTGTATGGCgactgtattatatatatatatatatatatatatatatatatatatatatatatatatatatatatatatatatatatatataaattatacagagatcaagcagggggcaAAGGGGGGGAGTAAACAAAGAAACCACTCGTGcttttttgaggttagccacgcgtagctcaattgtctgccttctggacgaagacagaccaggcttcctctggtgcacaccggaaggatactggagctggtctccaagtatcgtcattttttttgaaaaaaatactttttatttaaaaccactaaaaatataaaaggaaTTACAATAACGTCCAGGAATTTGAGGTTGAATTATCTATactatcttacatataaaacactaatgtttggcgtatgtatgtatgtgccagtGCGTGGTTGGGTGGTCGTTGGTTGGGTCCGTCGTAGGTTGGGTGGAAACaacacgttcgatttattttttttgcgcaGGGGGCGCAGCGCCAATGGGGTCTTACtgaaggggcgcagcccccatGAAACCCCTGTCGGGGGCGCCGctcctaataaaataaatatatatatattttaaattttatttttattatacacccGAGCAAAGctgggtaataaagctagtagtctatatgttatgtattttcttcaaaattGTGTTCGTATGGCGGCACCTACCGGTCGGTGGGAAAAGTTCCCTTGGCCGTAAGACTTTGAAAGATGAGCTGcgcatttcaacatttttactttatttagacTCGTTGCATAAAAAGTCACTTCAAAATACGTACATTTAGACTTTTTAATATTTGCGTAACACGTTAataattttcatcaattttagAAGAGgatttcaagtataatcctaCGAAGATCGATTCGTTTACTAAGTTTATCGATCGCTGATGCTTGAAGCAGTGCAGTACGGAAAATTTTTAACGGCTAACGACTTTTTGACAGGTAACTTGGAGTTCTCGACTTGATACGtgcttttgttattattatcgcCGACTAAACAAAAATGGCGAAATTCAACGGAGAAGTTCCCGAACAACGTGCTAAACTAATTTTAGGCCGAATGTTTGACATTTACGAACAAAGTTTGCTGTGTAATATCGATTTGGTAGTCGGCAATAACAGGTTGGTGCATTTCTTGTGAACGGTAATACCATTTGCCTATAAAGTTGCACTTATTTATATCAAACGACTTGTATGTTTCCAGATTTCCAGTGCACAAATTGATCCTTGTTACGAATAGCGATTACTTCTTAAGTAGAATAAACGATACAACCAGTGAAATCATTTTAGAAGACAGTGACGAGATACTCGCGGAGTCTGTCAAGAAGACGATTGAGTTTTTTTACTTCGGTGAAGTTGGTAAGTATTTAAGTGACTAGAAAGAAATCGTGTggtttaaaaacatttacatatataaatatcttgTGAATCAAAACTTATGACCCAATTTTCATTTCAGACTTGCAACTACATCTAGCTGTGAACATAATCAAATTCTCGAAAATGATTGAGTCACATGAACTTGAAGAATACTGTTTGGCGTACCTCGAAAAAATAAGAGACAGCAAGAATTTCATTTCCATTGAAGATTTTGCCAAACAATATGGGTATTTGCAATTGTTTCAGCGAACAAATGTTTATATTACGGAGAATTATACAGAGGTATGACTTTTTATTGTTGATTTCTATGATATCTTATTTTCCAAAGACAACACAAAACAATCCCAATTTCGCCTATTCCTAATTCAAATGCATTGTGACCACTTTtatcttgtatatatgtatatacttataacAACTGCCTCAAGAAAACATGCAATTTAGctcgacaaaaaaaatataaattttggttTGTTACAAAAGTTCTTTTCAAAATTTAACGATTCTCAATAACGAGGCCTCCCATtcgacataaaaaatattgtttcgtAAATAGTTTTCTAGTTCTCTTAGGTATTCTAGAATCCTTCAACCTCCTTTTATTCAATATGATTTTCATTCGAGGTAAAAATTCACATATCAGATAAGAAAGGTGGAAAACTAAAAAACCGATTGGTATTGCAGATAATCCAAGAAGATGAATTCCTCAATATGAGCTGTGAACGACTCGGTGAACTTTTACAGTCGCACGATTTAAATGTAGCAAAAGAAGAGCAAGCGTTTCAAGGATTGAAGATTTGGGTGCAAAAGAACTACGAGTCTCGGAAAAAGCATTTAGATACCCTGTTGAAATATATCAGATTACCTTTGTTACCTCTACAGGTATTTCTTTCTTCGTGACAAATTTCATAGATAATTCATATTCgtctacatacttttatttataatgttccAATGTGAATTtctaaattttcagtttttattaaatgaagtgaaaccactctgttacgATTCATTAACATGCTGTCAAATGCTGTTGGATACATTCGTATGCCATCATAATCCTGAAAAAATACCTGAATTTCCATCATTAAATTCAAAACCTCGAAAGTACCAACAAAATGTATTAGTTGTGGGAGGAGGAGATGATACtgtatttatcaaatttattttcatttcttaaaattaCTGTTTTAGGTTTCATTTAATAacgtttattttgaatttaagatttcaggtaaaattgaaatttacgatGCCAACAATGATAAATGGTCTACATATCATGATTTGGAcaataaaactacatattttgtgGCTGTCGTGTTGAATAACAAACTAATTACTATGGGAGGTGAATTTGGCGGTAAATACACGAACAAGGTTCTATTCGTTCCATTAATAGTTTTTAGTTCTATTTTAAGATCTAAATTATatgattgtacatatttaacgcGATCTATCATGCAGATTCCACACATTTGTGTTTGAATTGAAGCTTTTTACCAGCTGAAATTTAATTCGTCACATGAATCAACTTGCGTTTGGCttagagcagcggtttccaaactttatgctactgcgcctccctacctt
Encoded here:
- the LOC143917904 gene encoding kelch-like protein 1, which codes for MAKFNGEVPEQRAKLILGRMFDIYEQSLLCNIDLVVGNNRFPVHKLILVTNSDYFLSRINDTTSEIILEDSDEILAESVKKTIEFFYFGEVDLQLHLAVNIIKFSKMIESHELEEYCLAYLEKIRDSKNFISIEDFAKQYGYLQLFQRTNVYITENYTEIIQEDEFLNMSCERLGELLQSHDLNVAKEEQAFQGLKIWVQKNYESRKKHLDTLLKYIRLPLLPLQFLLNEVKPLCYDSLTCCQMLLDTFVCHHNPEKIPEFPSLNSKPRKYQQNVLVVGGGDDTISGKIEIYDANNDKWSTYHDLDNKTTYFVAVVLNNKLITMGGEFGGKYTNKVFCFDIITKEATELKAMRKERRFFAATIIDDQVFAIGGQTNKYTAINSVERFNLVTNTWTKVAHMLTRRCDHEIAVVGKEIYAIGGNDDSHKELNTMEIYDIQQDKWTSAPPMKEKRSSCAAVVMEDHIYAIGGFDGSSYLNSVERFDIKSQTWTSVASLPKSNWGQKAFAFDEKIICVGGAVSNSIVEYDPGTDKWTDRGSILKRHSRFNLLLAPMHIMKNE